A single genomic interval of Aegicerativicinus sediminis harbors:
- a CDS encoding DUF6090 family protein: MIKFFRRIRQQLLSEGNTGKYFKYALGEILLVVIGILIALQINNWNEERKDRIKEQVILKQLQEDYQSNLSQLEQKMETREKILTSAFRLLRAFDNPVGIVRDSIIQDLAMVRNDPTFDPIQNDLTSSENLRLIRNEELKRLLSNWSSDVVGVIEIEVVWTKVVNEQFDPIISDLGLGRDIYNSFINDIDHYWLLNKNINEYKEEIGTSSLGATLNEILTSKKLESMISISIANNKGANLQSEALRLRILEILDLIEDELKK; encoded by the coding sequence ATGATTAAGTTCTTTCGACGCATTCGTCAGCAACTGCTTTCAGAAGGTAATACTGGAAAGTATTTTAAATATGCTCTCGGAGAAATACTACTTGTTGTTATTGGAATTTTGATTGCACTACAAATCAATAATTGGAATGAGGAAAGAAAAGATAGAATAAAGGAGCAAGTAATCCTAAAGCAACTTCAAGAAGACTATCAATCTAACCTTTCACAATTGGAACAGAAAATGGAGACTAGGGAAAAGATCCTTACTTCGGCATTCAGATTGCTAAGGGCTTTTGACAATCCTGTTGGAATTGTTCGGGATAGTATAATACAAGACTTAGCTATGGTGCGAAATGATCCGACATTCGATCCTATACAAAATGATTTAACCAGTTCTGAAAATTTAAGATTAATTCGAAATGAAGAATTGAAACGTCTACTATCCAACTGGTCTTCGGATGTAGTTGGAGTGATAGAAATCGAAGTGGTCTGGACTAAAGTAGTGAATGAGCAATTTGATCCAATTATATCAGATTTGGGATTGGGTAGAGATATCTATAATAGTTTTATTAACGACATTGACCATTATTGGCTATTAAATAAAAATATAAATGAATACAAAGAAGAAATTGGAACTTCCAGCCTAGGTGCAACTCTAAATGAAATATTGACAAGTAAAAAATTGGAGTCTATGATTTCAATATCCATTGCGAATAATAAAGGTGCAAATCTGCAATCTGAAGCTTTGCGTCTTAGAATCTTGGAGATTTTGGATTTAATAGAAGATGAATTAAAAAAATAA
- a CDS encoding DUF6090 family protein, whose product MIKFFRKIRQKLLSENKFSKYLIYAIGEIVLVVIGILIALQINNWNENRKSRLKEKELEIALLSDFRETETRLQETINKQQRHIKSSRRLIIGYENKQLMTIKDSLPYLMLDGFWAWERPEPVTKTYQSMISTGNIDLLTNTDLKQKLAEFHAELDIGFEDQEESMNLLDALNNKFAPYGFKLKSNIMRNVLGLNILTDSINKDIMSKEDVMKLQADHSIFNLGADRMVLELNRLRSQQKMADLVDEILLILKKHD is encoded by the coding sequence ATGATAAAGTTCTTTAGAAAAATTAGACAAAAACTACTTTCTGAAAATAAATTCAGCAAGTATCTCATATACGCAATCGGAGAAATTGTGCTTGTGGTTATTGGTATTTTAATTGCGCTACAGATTAATAATTGGAATGAAAATAGGAAAAGCAGGCTCAAAGAAAAAGAATTGGAAATAGCTTTATTGAGTGATTTCCGGGAAACCGAAACAAGGCTCCAGGAAACCATTAATAAACAGCAGAGGCATATTAAATCTTCAAGACGATTAATAATAGGTTATGAAAATAAACAATTAATGACCATAAAGGACTCTTTACCATACTTAATGCTCGATGGGTTTTGGGCTTGGGAAAGACCTGAGCCCGTTACCAAAACTTACCAATCCATGATCAGTACAGGTAATATTGATCTGTTAACCAATACTGACTTAAAGCAAAAATTGGCAGAATTTCATGCTGAACTGGATATCGGTTTTGAAGATCAAGAAGAAAGTATGAATCTACTAGATGCCTTAAACAATAAATTTGCTCCCTATGGATTTAAATTGAAGTCAAATATTATGAGAAATGTATTGGGCTTAAATATTTTAACTGATTCGATAAATAAAGATATTATGTCGAAAGAAGATGTAATGAAACTACAGGCTGACCATTCAATATTTAATCTTGGAGCAGATAGAATGGTATTAGAATTGAACCGATTGAGGAGTCAGCAAAAAATGGCGGATTTGGTAGATGAAATTCTTTTAATTTTAAAAAAGCATGATTAA
- a CDS encoding single-stranded DNA-binding protein yields MNTLRNKVQLIGNLGNDPEIINLESGKILAKFSIATNETYKNAKGERITDTQWHNVVAWGKTANLVQQYLTKGKEVAIEGKLTNRSFETKEGEKRYITEVVCNELLMMGK; encoded by the coding sequence ATGAACACGCTAAGAAACAAAGTACAGTTGATTGGAAACTTAGGAAACGATCCTGAAATCATTAACCTAGAATCTGGTAAGATACTTGCCAAATTCTCAATCGCCACAAACGAAACCTATAAAAATGCAAAAGGTGAGCGTATAACAGATACCCAATGGCATAATGTGGTTGCTTGGGGCAAAACCGCAAACCTTGTACAGCAATACCTCACCAAGGGTAAGGAAGTGGCCATAGAAGGTAAACTAACCAACCGCAGTTTTGAGACTAAGGAAGGGGAGAAGCGCTATATCACAGAGGTAGTTTGTAACGAACTGTTGATGATGGGTAAATAA
- a CDS encoding CHRD domain-containing protein, producing the protein MKNKLVLPLMVVGFLMILFGCSNEPIDQTESALFSAENTIDAKKGMKFNFTTHLSGSNEVPANDSQATGQVIVKISPDESYVYYKLIVANLDNPVASHFHWAEAGSNGGVVAGLYAGSPDGVFNGVLAEGMITADNLRGVLAGMTISDLATQIRDGMIYVNVHTIAIPGGELRGQL; encoded by the coding sequence ATGAAAAACAAATTAGTATTACCGTTGATGGTTGTAGGATTTCTTATGATCCTATTTGGCTGTTCTAACGAGCCGATTGACCAAACTGAAAGTGCCTTATTTTCAGCTGAAAATACAATAGACGCGAAAAAGGGAATGAAATTTAATTTTACAACCCACTTAAGTGGATCAAATGAGGTGCCTGCAAATGACTCCCAAGCCACAGGCCAAGTTATAGTTAAAATAAGTCCGGACGAATCATATGTTTACTACAAATTAATTGTGGCTAACCTGGATAATCCGGTAGCTTCGCATTTTCATTGGGCCGAAGCTGGATCCAATGGTGGTGTTGTTGCCGGTCTGTACGCAGGCTCTCCGGATGGAGTATTTAATGGTGTGCTTGCAGAGGGCATGATAACCGCTGACAATTTAAGAGGCGTTTTAGCGGGAATGACTATTTCTGACCTCGCCACCCAAATTAGGGATGGGATGATTTATGTGAATGTTCATACAATCGCTATTCCAGGTGGAGAATTAAGAGGTCAACTTTAA
- a CDS encoding YceI family protein yields MKHLVFVLSLLIGQCLFAQKYVTRSGTVSFEASVPSFEEVAATSTTATAILDTDTGEMAALVLVKGFRFKNALMEEHFNENYAESNKYPKASFKGKIVDWTSENASGNYRLEGDIEFHGVTKSIEGVAVDLVKKDGGFSMQGLFNLKPEDFNITIPKIVANKIANDVEINFQFILLNKG; encoded by the coding sequence ATGAAACATCTTGTTTTTGTTTTAAGCTTATTAATAGGTCAATGCCTTTTTGCACAAAAGTATGTTACGCGAAGTGGGACCGTTAGCTTTGAAGCTTCAGTGCCTTCCTTTGAGGAAGTTGCTGCCACTTCCACAACTGCCACCGCCATTTTAGATACCGATACGGGAGAAATGGCGGCTTTGGTATTGGTGAAAGGATTTCGTTTCAAAAATGCTCTCATGGAAGAGCATTTCAATGAAAATTATGCAGAATCGAACAAGTATCCAAAAGCTTCATTCAAAGGAAAAATAGTTGATTGGACTTCGGAAAATGCATCAGGCAATTATCGTTTGGAAGGAGACATTGAATTCCACGGGGTTACCAAATCTATTGAAGGTGTTGCGGTGGATTTAGTGAAGAAGGATGGAGGGTTTTCAATGCAAGGCCTCTTTAATCTTAAACCAGAAGATTTCAACATCACTATTCCAAAAATTGTAGCCAATAAAATAGCGAATGATGTAGAAATCAATTTTCAATTTATTCTACTTAATAAAGGCTAG
- a CDS encoding c-type cytochrome domain-containing protein → MKKLSLLVFTSLLILSCSSDSEDDVTDPGGNGNDPGSTTITYNTHIAPIMSSNCVSCHGSTPNNGASVSLTTYSQVKSAVENNQLIQRINSTQAGYAMPFNGAQLPQTSRDRIEAWRDGGFIE, encoded by the coding sequence ATGAAAAAGTTATCTCTTTTAGTTTTTACATCCCTATTAATTCTATCATGCTCTAGTGACAGTGAGGATGATGTTACGGACCCAGGAGGAAACGGGAATGATCCTGGGAGTACGACCATTACTTACAATACTCATATTGCCCCTATAATGAGCAGTAATTGTGTATCTTGTCATGGAAGCACCCCTAACAATGGTGCCAGTGTATCCTTGACCACCTATTCTCAAGTAAAAAGCGCAGTAGAAAACAACCAACTAATACAGCGAATAAATAGCACTCAGGCAGGTTATGCCATGCCATTTAACGGAGCGCAGTTGCCACAAACCTCTAGGGATAGAATTGAGGCCTGGAGAGATGGTGGTTTTATTGAATAA
- a CDS encoding DUF5777 family beta-barrel protein, whose product MKHLLFLFLLVLVPLFINAQDDLLNEIDTDETDTDVIAVFKGLKIVNFESTKLVAHKELTFIVSHRFGSIDRGFDSFFGLDDAVTRLNFVYGVTEWLNVSVSRSSYQKIYEGALKYRLISQKVNGFPVTIVGYNSLMINTDYDTDNLPGLEFKHRVSYATQLLISRKMTDKLSLEIIPTYFHDNYVSNNEQDNSQFALGVGGRYKLGRRFSLNMDYGWHLNRADSSPFKNPFSIGLDLETGGHVFQMHFTNAQPMNTNYFLSQASGDWGEGIIYFGFNLSRTF is encoded by the coding sequence ATGAAACATTTACTATTTCTCTTTCTTTTAGTTTTAGTACCTCTTTTTATCAACGCTCAAGATGACCTCTTAAACGAAATTGATACCGATGAAACAGATACGGATGTAATAGCGGTTTTCAAAGGCCTTAAAATTGTAAATTTTGAATCTACTAAACTGGTAGCCCACAAAGAATTAACCTTTATTGTTTCACACAGATTCGGAAGTATCGATCGAGGATTCGACAGCTTTTTTGGATTAGACGATGCTGTTACACGCTTAAATTTTGTTTATGGAGTAACCGAATGGCTGAATGTGAGTGTATCTAGAAGTTCTTACCAAAAAATTTATGAGGGTGCCTTAAAATATCGACTTATAAGTCAAAAAGTAAACGGATTTCCTGTTACCATCGTCGGTTACAATTCTTTGATGATAAATACGGATTATGACACAGATAATTTACCCGGATTAGAATTTAAACATCGGGTAAGTTATGCCACACAATTGCTTATTTCACGAAAAATGACCGATAAGCTTTCCTTGGAAATAATCCCCACATATTTCCATGACAATTATGTTTCCAATAATGAACAGGATAATTCACAGTTTGCCTTGGGTGTGGGTGGACGCTATAAATTGGGAAGACGCTTTTCCTTGAATATGGATTATGGCTGGCATCTTAACCGTGCCGATTCATCACCATTTAAAAATCCTTTTTCCATCGGATTAGACCTGGAAACAGGTGGACACGTTTTCCAAATGCATTTTACCAATGCACAACCTATGAACACCAATTATTTTTTAAGCCAAGCCTCGGGAGACTGGGGTGAAGGCATAATATATTTTGGTTTTAATCTAAGTAGAACCTTTTAA
- a CDS encoding T9SS type A sorting domain-containing protein, whose amino-acid sequence MKQLVLALLFLVPLQIISAQTTYQILWKIGINDEDASLDIETGDTVEWIWDDTFPHTVTNKSGSTETFDSGSLTGEGSKYSKTFNLEGANPYECEFHPGMDGVITVSNALSVDDNALIGFTVVKNPAREFLTLKFPTTLTDITLTSFNVMGQRMQVSFELVEDDVLIDISKWQQGLYFIKAQSGNLTQTKRFIKQ is encoded by the coding sequence ATGAAACAGTTAGTATTAGCTCTATTATTCTTAGTCCCCCTACAAATCATATCTGCCCAAACTACCTATCAAATATTATGGAAAATTGGCATTAACGACGAAGATGCCAGTCTAGACATTGAAACTGGCGATACAGTAGAATGGATTTGGGATGACACCTTTCCCCATACCGTTACCAATAAATCAGGATCTACCGAAACCTTCGACAGTGGTAGCCTTACAGGTGAAGGTTCTAAATATTCAAAAACATTTAATTTGGAAGGTGCAAATCCTTATGAATGTGAATTTCACCCTGGTATGGACGGTGTGATAACTGTTTCTAATGCATTAAGTGTTGATGACAATGCCCTAATAGGCTTTACGGTTGTAAAAAATCCTGCCCGCGAATTCTTAACCCTTAAATTCCCAACTACCTTAACAGATATAACATTAACGAGTTTTAATGTGATGGGACAACGTATGCAGGTTAGTTTTGAACTAGTCGAAGATGATGTCCTCATTGACATTTCTAAATGGCAGCAGGGGCTGTACTTTATAAAGGCCCAATCTGGCAATCTAACCCAAACCAAACGCTTTATAAAACAGTAA
- a CDS encoding OB-fold protein encodes MKKLILLIISICVLGVLGYLYINQDHRNISEEKPSLSIEAEKLIKEFQNNSKENELKYLNNTIQIQGELTGIQEKSLVIENNIYCEFDQTPSISKTTKGTSITIKGRLIGFDDLLGELKLDQCTVITNKDL; translated from the coding sequence ATGAAAAAATTAATCCTCTTAATAATCAGCATTTGTGTTTTGGGTGTATTGGGCTATCTATATATCAACCAAGACCACAGGAATATATCAGAGGAGAAACCAAGCCTAAGTATAGAGGCAGAAAAACTGATTAAGGAATTTCAAAACAATTCCAAAGAAAATGAACTTAAATATCTCAATAACACCATTCAAATTCAGGGAGAATTAACCGGCATACAGGAAAAGTCCTTAGTAATTGAAAACAACATTTACTGCGAATTTGACCAGACTCCATCAATATCTAAAACTACTAAAGGAACTAGTATAACTATAAAAGGCAGATTAATTGGCTTTGACGACCTACTTGGAGAATTAAAATTAGACCAATGTACAGTTATAACCAATAAAGACCTTTAG
- a CDS encoding RNA polymerase sigma factor, whose amino-acid sequence MAKKEESHICEEQRFRSLYEQHAKPLHDFLYYKFGEEVHAKDKVQDAFVTLWNNCKKVSLAKAKSYLFTVANNFALNDMKHKKVVLKYKNIKPQSVTHQNPQFLLEEKQYLDRYQKALAMLGEEQRVAFMLNKVEGKSHQEIADLLGVTKKVVEYRIYSALKQLKLNLDDFSV is encoded by the coding sequence GTGGCGAAGAAGGAGGAATCACATATTTGCGAGGAACAACGGTTTAGGTCTCTTTATGAGCAGCATGCCAAGCCTCTCCATGATTTTTTATACTACAAGTTCGGGGAGGAAGTACATGCAAAAGATAAGGTGCAAGACGCCTTTGTTACTTTGTGGAACAATTGTAAAAAGGTAAGTCTAGCCAAAGCTAAATCGTATCTTTTTACGGTTGCCAATAATTTTGCCTTGAATGATATGAAGCATAAAAAGGTTGTTTTAAAATATAAGAACATAAAACCTCAATCGGTAACACATCAGAATCCACAATTTTTATTGGAGGAAAAACAATATTTAGATCGTTACCAAAAAGCTCTTGCCATGCTAGGGGAGGAACAGCGGGTCGCCTTTATGTTAAATAAGGTTGAGGGGAAATCCCACCAAGAGATAGCTGATCTTTTGGGGGTTACTAAAAAGGTAGTTGAGTATAGAATTTATAGTGCTTTAAAACAACTAAAATTAAATTTAGATGATTTTTCGGTTTAA
- a CDS encoding FecR family protein: MTEEELVKKWLAQELSEEEQQRFDALKDSEDFKRIVSAAQNFAKPTSETPYTFKEFKDKASVQRPKTNLWYLRIASILVLAFSIYMLWFYPSSIVKEAKFAENESFSLPDNSEVVLNAGSRLTFNEDAWPDQRILELDGEAYFSVTSGKTFSVQTKMGTITVVGTQFNVAIRNSFLEVTCYEGKVRVEFDEFSKILNPGERVVKLFDEVRLQTVDDISPDWRDGMSKFDNVPFYIVCDELERQFNVDLQLEDIDESRKFNGAFPNNNLENALSAITKPMNLGFTIRSNRVVIHAEHN, encoded by the coding sequence ATGACCGAGGAGGAATTGGTGAAAAAATGGCTAGCTCAAGAGCTATCCGAAGAAGAGCAGCAACGCTTCGACGCTTTAAAAGATTCGGAAGATTTTAAGCGTATAGTAAGTGCTGCCCAAAATTTTGCAAAACCAACTTCTGAAACCCCTTATACTTTCAAAGAGTTTAAGGATAAAGCTTCAGTGCAACGTCCAAAAACCAATTTGTGGTATCTTAGAATTGCTAGTATTTTGGTGCTGGCATTCTCCATTTATATGTTGTGGTTTTACCCTTCCAGTATTGTAAAGGAGGCTAAATTTGCAGAGAATGAAAGTTTTTCGCTTCCAGATAATTCCGAGGTGGTTTTAAATGCAGGCAGTAGGCTAACTTTTAATGAGGATGCTTGGCCAGATCAAAGAATTTTAGAATTAGATGGTGAGGCGTATTTCTCCGTCACTTCTGGAAAGACGTTTAGTGTGCAAACCAAGATGGGTACTATAACCGTTGTAGGGACCCAGTTTAATGTTGCAATCAGAAATTCGTTTTTGGAAGTTACCTGTTACGAAGGCAAGGTAAGGGTTGAATTTGACGAATTTTCTAAAATTTTGAATCCAGGTGAAAGGGTAGTTAAATTGTTTGATGAGGTACGCTTGCAAACTGTGGACGATATTTCACCGGATTGGCGTGATGGTATGAGTAAGTTTGATAATGTTCCATTTTATATAGTTTGTGATGAGTTAGAGCGTCAATTTAATGTGGATTTACAGTTAGAAGATATAGATGAATCAAGAAAATTTAATGGGGCTTTCCCGAATAACAATTTGGAGAATGCCTTATCAGCAATAACCAAACCAATGAATTTAGGTTTTACAATTAGGTCCAACCGGGTTGTAATCCATGCCGAACACAATTAA
- a CDS encoding TonB-dependent receptor plug domain-containing protein encodes MPNTIKKNVILGCLLYALSLFGQQPDISMPLIDIIDSLEQRFQVKCNYAPDIVEDVIVFNFPANASLDTSLAFLNNHTNLGFEKTNDRLVIITPPKQVAICGYLKDAETGKYLFNTEFIAGKTVVRSDETGFFKEVFADLAEPLSLEVYGYKSQTINQLNVAGGCQIFILESQPEQLSEIIITNYLTKGIDKLNDGSFSINTNEFSILPGLVESDVLHTVQMFPGIFSINETVSEISIRGGTSDQNLILWDGIKMYQTGHFFGLISMFNPQMTQKVSLIKNGSSPALGDGTSGTISLETEDVVNNVFKASFGLNLLNASMFMDMPLGEKSSLQLAARKGLSKWFETPTFNRYFDRISQNTEVERNSQNSISKDKNFDFYDTSLRYLYQISPKDVFRVNFILTYNDLSFQEGILEEGQFNSLDSNLSQNSIAGGITYERKWNSKFSTELQVYETDYLLEGTNANVFNNQSLFQTNKVSETGAQISFLYKFSNTIALNGGYKFSETGITNGNIVDNPPYRLSVTEVVREHAGFSQINIKSINANRSLKAGARLSYIPKFEKTFLEPRISFSQRLLPGITMELLGELKHQTTSQLINYRTDFLGIEKRRWFLADEEMIPVIRSQQISLGFYYEKQQWLLSAEGYYKKLKGLTSQSQAFQNQYELIQTHGSNTVYGLDVLVQKKFENIEFWLSYGLMDNNYLFKDIAEDAFPSNYDITHNSSFGSALNLGNLQLSMGLHWRTGKPITLPLDGNEVIEDTVNFGQVNAYRLEDYFRVDASAIYNLGLKSGSDLIFGISLWNMFNTGNVLDDFYRIEENQVKASYQNGLQFTPNALIRWEL; translated from the coding sequence ATGCCGAACACAATTAAAAAAAATGTCATACTTGGGTGCCTTTTGTATGCTCTGAGCCTTTTTGGTCAGCAGCCTGATATCTCCATGCCCTTAATTGATATTATTGATTCCTTAGAACAACGTTTCCAAGTAAAATGCAATTATGCCCCTGATATTGTTGAGGATGTCATTGTGTTTAATTTTCCAGCAAATGCTAGTTTAGATACATCTCTTGCCTTTTTAAATAATCATACAAACTTAGGATTTGAAAAAACTAATGATCGATTAGTGATAATAACTCCACCGAAGCAAGTTGCGATTTGTGGTTATTTGAAGGATGCAGAAACTGGCAAATACCTGTTTAATACAGAATTTATTGCGGGTAAGACGGTGGTAAGATCTGATGAAACTGGTTTTTTCAAAGAAGTCTTTGCCGATTTAGCAGAACCGTTGAGCCTTGAAGTATATGGTTACAAATCTCAAACAATTAATCAACTCAATGTTGCGGGGGGTTGCCAGATTTTTATTTTGGAATCTCAACCGGAACAGCTATCAGAAATAATTATCACCAACTACCTAACAAAAGGAATAGACAAGCTAAATGATGGGTCCTTTAGTATCAATACCAATGAATTTAGCATACTGCCGGGACTAGTTGAATCAGATGTGCTGCATACAGTGCAAATGTTTCCAGGAATTTTCAGTATCAACGAAACAGTTTCAGAAATTAGTATTCGAGGAGGCACAAGCGACCAAAATTTAATCCTTTGGGATGGTATAAAAATGTATCAAACCGGACATTTCTTTGGGCTAATTTCAATGTTTAATCCCCAAATGACACAAAAGGTAAGTCTTATAAAAAATGGGTCGAGCCCGGCTCTTGGTGATGGTACATCTGGCACAATCTCTTTAGAAACAGAAGATGTGGTTAACAATGTTTTTAAAGCCAGCTTTGGGCTAAATCTTTTAAACGCAAGTATGTTTATGGACATGCCATTGGGCGAAAAATCATCCTTGCAATTAGCGGCGCGTAAAGGGTTAAGCAAATGGTTTGAAACACCAACCTTTAACCGATATTTTGATAGGATCTCTCAAAACACAGAGGTGGAACGTAACTCACAAAATTCAATTTCAAAGGATAAAAATTTTGATTTTTATGACACCAGCCTACGTTATCTGTATCAGATTAGTCCGAAGGATGTGTTTAGGGTAAATTTTATCCTCACTTATAACGACCTGAGTTTTCAGGAGGGAATTTTGGAAGAAGGACAGTTTAATTCATTAGATAGCAACCTTAGCCAAAATAGTATTGCTGGTGGTATTACCTATGAGCGTAAATGGAACTCGAAATTTTCAACAGAATTACAGGTTTATGAGACCGATTATTTGCTTGAAGGTACCAATGCAAACGTTTTTAACAATCAGAGTTTATTTCAAACAAACAAGGTGTCGGAAACGGGTGCGCAGATTTCCTTTTTATATAAATTTTCAAATACTATTGCCCTTAATGGGGGATACAAGTTTTCGGAAACTGGTATTACGAATGGTAATATTGTCGATAATCCACCTTACCGTTTATCGGTGACAGAGGTTGTTAGGGAACATGCTGGGTTCTCACAAATAAATATAAAATCAATAAATGCAAACCGTTCTTTAAAGGCTGGTGCTAGATTAAGTTATATTCCAAAATTCGAGAAGACGTTTTTGGAACCCCGGATATCATTCTCCCAACGATTACTTCCCGGTATAACAATGGAGTTGCTAGGAGAATTGAAACACCAAACAACCTCTCAATTAATCAATTACCGAACAGATTTTTTAGGAATTGAAAAACGGCGCTGGTTTTTGGCGGATGAAGAAATGATACCAGTTATTAGAAGTCAACAAATATCCCTAGGCTTCTATTATGAAAAGCAACAATGGTTGCTGAGTGCAGAAGGGTATTATAAAAAATTAAAAGGTTTAACCTCCCAAAGCCAGGCGTTTCAAAATCAGTATGAATTAATACAGACGCATGGATCTAACACTGTGTATGGTTTGGATGTGTTGGTTCAGAAAAAATTTGAAAATATTGAATTTTGGTTGAGCTACGGACTAATGGATAATAATTATTTGTTTAAGGACATTGCCGAAGACGCTTTTCCTAGTAATTATGACATAACTCATAATAGTTCGTTTGGCAGTGCCCTTAACTTGGGTAATTTACAGCTTTCAATGGGCTTGCATTGGCGAACCGGAAAGCCCATAACCTTACCGTTAGATGGGAATGAAGTTATTGAGGACACGGTTAATTTTGGACAAGTAAATGCCTATAGGTTGGAAGATTATTTCCGTGTAGATGCCTCAGCAATTTATAATCTAGGTTTAAAAAGTGGAAGCGATCTAATTTTTGGTATATCACTTTGGAATATGTTCAATACTGGTAACGTCTTAGATGATTTTTATCGTATTGAAGAAAACCAAGTTAAAGCATCGTACCAAAATGGCCTGCAATTTACTCCTAATGCCCTTATCCGTTGGGAACTTTAA